The following proteins are encoded in a genomic region of Paraburkholderia flagellata:
- a CDS encoding M20 aminoacylase family protein yields the protein MLLPDLSSVSDLQPLADDMRKLRYTLHCCPELAFEEVQTAEIVASRLKEYGYSVETAIAGTGVVGTLRLGSSERRIGIRADMDGLPIDELNTFGHRSLSPGRMHACGHDGHTAMLLGAAQHLAQRRRFDGTVHLIFQPAEERGYDSGAKRMVEQGLFTRFPCDAVFAMHNHPGAPAGTFMFRKGNFMAAGDRVFVKIVGKGGHAARPHLANDPIVAAGSIVMALQTIVSRNVDPTQSAVVTIGKIAGGSAPNVIPGEVELSLSVRSFDANVRRMLKERIIRLVHAQADSYGIQAVVDYVEGYPMVTNSDAETEFAIAVAKELVGEDRVTEQMNPLMGSEDFAYMLEACPGAFLRIGNGPTDGGNTLHSATYDFNDENLVVGSAFWARLVERYLPIQCAIYGDSLEQLT from the coding sequence ATGCTATTACCTGACCTCAGTTCCGTCTCCGACCTTCAACCGCTTGCCGACGACATGCGTAAGCTCCGCTACACGCTGCATTGCTGCCCTGAACTGGCGTTCGAGGAAGTGCAGACCGCAGAGATTGTGGCAAGCCGCCTGAAGGAATACGGTTACTCGGTCGAGACTGCCATTGCCGGCACCGGCGTGGTTGGCACATTGCGACTGGGCTCGAGCGAGCGCCGCATCGGGATCCGTGCCGACATGGACGGGCTGCCGATCGACGAGCTCAATACGTTCGGCCACAGGAGCCTCAGTCCGGGACGGATGCATGCGTGTGGCCACGACGGGCACACCGCCATGCTGCTCGGCGCGGCCCAACACCTCGCGCAACGACGGCGATTCGACGGCACCGTGCATCTGATCTTCCAGCCGGCCGAAGAGCGCGGCTACGACAGCGGGGCCAAGCGCATGGTCGAGCAAGGGCTCTTCACTCGGTTCCCCTGCGACGCGGTGTTCGCAATGCATAACCATCCGGGCGCTCCGGCGGGCACGTTCATGTTCCGCAAGGGAAACTTCATGGCTGCGGGCGACCGTGTGTTCGTGAAGATTGTGGGTAAGGGTGGGCACGCTGCCCGTCCACATCTGGCCAACGATCCGATCGTTGCAGCAGGAAGCATTGTGATGGCCCTGCAGACCATCGTGTCGCGCAATGTCGACCCGACGCAGTCCGCGGTCGTGACCATCGGAAAGATAGCTGGCGGATCGGCGCCCAATGTGATTCCCGGCGAGGTCGAGTTGAGCCTCAGCGTCCGGTCGTTCGACGCGAACGTGCGGCGGATGCTGAAAGAAAGAATCATCAGGCTCGTGCACGCGCAGGCCGACAGTTATGGCATCCAAGCTGTCGTCGACTATGTGGAAGGGTATCCGATGGTGACGAACAGCGATGCAGAAACAGAATTTGCGATAGCGGTTGCGAAAGAGTTGGTTGGCGAGGATCGGGTGACGGAGCAGATGAACCCATTGATGGGCAGCGAGGATTTTGCGTACATGCTCGAGGCGTGCCCCGGCGCATTTCTGCGCATTGGCAACGGCCCGACCGATGGCGGGAACACCCTGCATAGTGCGACCTACGACTTCAACGATGAGAACCTGGTCGTCGGCTCCGCATTTTGGGCAAGACTGGTGGAACGTTATCTGCCGATCCAATGCGCAATCTATGGCGACAGTCTTGAACAACTTACGTGA
- a CDS encoding YfcC family protein: MNDASQPVEGAQPKRQPSHVSAAKEPISPYVLLFLMLALAAIATWVVPSGEFSRKLSNGISFVVPNSLKPVAQHGVLPGEMFVALANGMIASAPIIFLILFTGGSLAVLEATGAVRSALALVARRDGTRTRIAVIVVCAIFSLLGTLGVVTNSVVAFVPLGLLLAESMGLRKEIGAGLIYLATYAGFNTGILNPVTTGLSQRLAGLPMFSGMTFRVCVYFAFLLATILFLLARIRADRINGAAVCVPVPVQDGTTAVSSLPRLDARQFTVVGIVLVCLSVFVYGSSTLHWAETEMIAMFLVMAIASGIVSGIRPGKISDTFLHGCSGLIKGALVVGMARAISIVLCEGKILDPIVNMLAGWLAPLHSTVAAISMFLSAALIHIGISSGSGESAVLIPIFAPLGDALHLTRQVTVQAVLLGEGFINCFNPTSGVLMAVLATSGIPYFKWVRFVMPLLIAWLAISIAAIATGVAIHWGPF, from the coding sequence ATGAACGACGCCAGCCAGCCAGTAGAAGGCGCGCAGCCAAAGCGCCAGCCATCGCACGTGAGCGCGGCCAAGGAGCCGATCAGTCCCTACGTGCTGCTTTTTCTCATGCTGGCGCTGGCCGCGATTGCCACATGGGTGGTGCCATCGGGCGAGTTTTCCCGCAAGCTCAGCAACGGCATCAGCTTCGTGGTACCGAACAGCCTTAAACCGGTTGCGCAGCATGGTGTGCTGCCCGGTGAGATGTTCGTCGCGCTCGCTAACGGAATGATCGCGTCCGCGCCAATCATTTTTCTCATTCTGTTCACCGGCGGTTCGCTGGCCGTGCTTGAAGCAACGGGCGCCGTGCGCAGCGCGCTCGCCCTGGTTGCCCGCCGGGACGGCACGCGCACGCGCATCGCCGTCATTGTCGTTTGCGCGATCTTTTCACTGCTCGGCACTCTGGGTGTGGTGACAAACTCGGTTGTGGCTTTCGTCCCGCTCGGACTGCTGCTTGCGGAATCAATGGGACTCCGAAAGGAAATTGGCGCTGGCCTGATCTATCTGGCCACGTATGCCGGATTCAATACGGGCATCCTCAACCCGGTGACGACCGGACTGTCGCAACGTCTGGCCGGCCTGCCGATGTTTTCCGGCATGACGTTCCGGGTGTGCGTCTATTTCGCCTTCCTCCTGGCCACTATCTTGTTTCTCCTCGCTCGAATCCGCGCCGATCGAATCAATGGTGCAGCGGTTTGCGTGCCGGTGCCGGTGCAGGACGGGACCACGGCGGTCTCGTCTTTGCCGCGACTCGACGCCCGGCAATTCACGGTCGTCGGCATCGTGCTGGTCTGCCTGTCGGTCTTTGTCTACGGATCATCGACGCTGCACTGGGCCGAGACCGAAATGATCGCGATGTTTCTCGTCATGGCGATTGCCTCCGGGATCGTGAGCGGCATTCGCCCGGGCAAGATTTCGGACACGTTCCTTCACGGCTGCAGCGGGCTCATCAAGGGCGCGCTTGTAGTGGGCATGGCGCGCGCCATCTCGATCGTCCTCTGTGAAGGGAAGATTCTGGACCCAATCGTCAACATGCTCGCCGGATGGCTTGCCCCGCTCCATTCCACGGTGGCTGCGATCAGCATGTTTCTGAGCGCCGCGTTGATTCATATCGGAATCTCGTCCGGATCGGGCGAATCGGCGGTGCTCATCCCGATCTTCGCTCCACTTGGCGACGCGCTGCACTTGACCCGGCAGGTCACGGTACAGGCGGTGTTGCTCGGCGAGGGTTTCATCAATTGCTTCAACCCAACTTCCGGCGTCCTGATGGCTGTCCTTGCAACGTCCGGCATTCCCTACTTCAAGTGGGTGCGGTTCGTCATGCCTTTGCTGATTGCCTGGCTCGCCATCAGCATTGCCGCCATTGCAACAGGTGTCGCCATTCATTGGGGCCCATTCTAG
- a CDS encoding LysR family transcriptional regulator has protein sequence MDPFERGLPERTLQYLVAIATYGGMRQAALGLDVNVSTISRQVAVAERELRLSLVTRRGRKMELTEAGHMAVDYFRDCERHARRFRAQLDEYRSLRRGQVTIAAGEGIMTSLVAVVLKPFLERYPDIVVELRTGALPQLISMIREDLVDICVSIGAANDPTLNARKFQSEPLCAIFPVDHPMSSRKSVKMEELANERLVFMPAEFGLQAHVDAILADIGRTYVPAFRCDRFSTAAAIAAQNLAVAFMTRAASQERIASGEVKAVPVDHPIARTFDRYVITRAGRRLGPAANYLLREIVRLMSTV, from the coding sequence TTGGATCCCTTTGAACGCGGCCTCCCGGAGCGCACGCTGCAATATCTGGTCGCAATCGCGACGTACGGCGGCATGCGTCAAGCCGCGCTTGGTCTGGATGTGAATGTGTCGACGATCAGTCGACAGGTCGCCGTTGCCGAGCGAGAACTGCGGCTATCGCTCGTAACGCGTCGGGGCCGGAAAATGGAGTTGACCGAAGCGGGTCATATGGCGGTCGACTATTTTCGCGACTGTGAGCGCCATGCCCGCCGATTCCGCGCGCAGCTCGACGAATACCGCAGCCTGCGGCGCGGCCAGGTCACAATCGCCGCAGGCGAGGGCATCATGACGAGTCTGGTCGCGGTCGTCCTGAAGCCTTTTCTGGAGAGATACCCCGACATCGTCGTGGAGTTGCGCACCGGCGCGCTACCCCAACTCATCTCAATGATCCGTGAGGATCTGGTCGATATTTGCGTGTCCATCGGCGCTGCGAACGATCCGACACTGAACGCACGCAAATTCCAAAGCGAGCCCTTGTGCGCGATCTTCCCGGTCGACCATCCGATGTCGTCGCGCAAATCGGTGAAGATGGAGGAGCTCGCCAACGAGCGCCTGGTCTTCATGCCCGCGGAATTCGGGCTACAGGCCCATGTCGATGCAATCCTTGCCGATATCGGACGCACCTATGTGCCGGCATTCCGCTGCGACCGGTTTTCGACAGCCGCTGCCATTGCGGCGCAAAACCTGGCCGTTGCATTCATGACGCGCGCGGCTTCCCAGGAGAGAATCGCTTCCGGCGAGGTCAAGGCCGTGCCAGTCGACCACCCAATCGCGCGCACGTTTGATCGCTACGTGATCACACGGGCTGGCCGCAGACTGGGGCCGGCCGCGAACTATCTCCTGCGGGAAATCGTCAGGCTCATGTCGACTGTGTAG
- a CDS encoding CopD family protein, producing MLTAHSGRTRSDDEPPTDVVVERTASVKSRPTGLYNVMQDTAQTSVSFLSMGWGRILAAKLVCVAAAVALGGWNRLVVLQDLRARAQQDGPAFMAAQRRFDAWLSVEGISMLLVLVIAAVLGHTPPTGG from the coding sequence ATCTTAACGGCGCATTCTGGCCGCACACGGTCCGATGATGAGCCGCCGACAGATGTTGTCGTCGAGCGGACTGCATCTGTCAAAAGTCGACCCACCGGCCTGTACAACGTGATGCAGGACACCGCGCAGACAAGCGTGTCGTTCCTCAGCATGGGGTGGGGCCGGATACTCGCGGCGAAGCTCGTGTGCGTCGCAGCGGCCGTGGCATTGGGCGGCTGGAACCGGCTGGTGGTCCTGCAGGATTTGCGCGCGCGAGCGCAACAGGACGGCCCGGCTTTCATGGCCGCGCAAAGGCGCTTCGACGCCTGGCTGTCCGTTGAAGGGATCTCCATGCTGCTCGTACTTGTGATCGCGGCCGTGTTGGGACATACGCCTCCAACGGGCGGCTAA
- a CDS encoding DUF4148 domain-containing protein produces the protein MKTLVHTVCAVAVIAVPIASLAQSEGALTRAQVQAEIAQLQQAGFNPANANTVDFPANMQAADPRAADQSSGYGPATNGSSQMGRPAGTSGMRPVFFGGS, from the coding sequence ATGAAGACGTTAGTCCACACAGTTTGCGCGGTCGCCGTCATCGCTGTACCAATTGCGTCGTTGGCGCAGTCGGAGGGGGCGCTCACACGCGCGCAAGTGCAGGCAGAGATCGCTCAGCTGCAGCAAGCCGGCTTCAATCCTGCCAATGCGAATACCGTCGACTTTCCTGCCAATATGCAAGCCGCCGACCCTAGGGCCGCAGACCAGAGCAGCGGCTACGGCCCTGCGACCAACGGTTCATCGCAGATGGGCCGGCCGGCCGGCACGAGCGGGATGAGGCCGGTGTTCTTTGGCGGGTCATAA
- a CDS encoding pentapeptide MXKDX repeat protein, producing the protein MNKLTATILASCVSFAAAGAFAADSSSTDANATDATSQETTAKSPTESDAMSADNMAKDGMKEDATDHGGMAEDGTKNLEAK; encoded by the coding sequence ATGAACAAGCTCACTGCCACCATTCTTGCCAGCTGCGTATCGTTCGCGGCTGCGGGCGCCTTCGCTGCTGATAGTAGCTCAACAGACGCGAATGCCACAGACGCGACGAGTCAGGAGACCACCGCAAAGAGTCCAACGGAATCAGACGCGATGAGTGCCGACAACATGGCCAAAGACGGGATGAAAGAAGACGCGACAGACCATGGCGGCATGGCCGAAGATGGAACAAAGAATCTCGAGGCGAAGTGA
- a CDS encoding OsmC family protein: MPLASATARLAADAPNYVVAIEAGRHPLTGDEGHHEGGQDRGPAPFAFVLSGLAACTAATLRMYMQRKTWPAATIAVEVSLHADHDGIQYIRRGVAVEGPLEEAQRARLAEICEKTPVTLFIKRGTRIDTTLRIA, from the coding sequence ATGCCGCTCGCCTCCGCCACTGCCCGTCTTGCGGCCGACGCGCCCAACTACGTCGTCGCCATCGAGGCTGGCCGCCACCCGCTGACGGGCGACGAAGGCCACCACGAAGGCGGCCAGGATCGCGGCCCCGCGCCATTCGCGTTCGTGCTGTCCGGGCTTGCCGCGTGCACAGCCGCCACGCTGCGCATGTACATGCAGCGCAAGACGTGGCCGGCCGCCACGATCGCCGTTGAAGTCAGCCTGCATGCCGATCACGACGGGATCCAGTACATCCGCCGCGGCGTGGCGGTCGAAGGGCCGCTTGAAGAGGCGCAACGCGCGCGCCTTGCCGAAATCTGCGAAAAGACGCCGGTTACCCTCTTCATCAAGCGGGGCACGCGCATCGACACGACGCTGCGCATTGCATGA
- a CDS encoding alpha/beta fold hydrolase — MSAPREVQLETLQVGAIRMRVALQGAGPLVVFCHGFPESWVSWRAQMAAVADAGYRAAAPDMRGYGGTDAPAAPAQYTMLHHAGDMVELVRVLGADSAVIVGHDWGAPAAWTSALLRPDVFRAVVGLSVPYVPPSKLDLLTALERQGVTTFYMQYFQQEGVAEKELQTDVAATLRRITFSMSGDGPGRMVAGVLAPGAGLLDTTVDPDVLPDWLLQDDLDYVVGEFQRTGFRGGLNWYRAIRRSAELLAPWYGCPIRQPSLFIGGSRDDVLRFPGMQQRIAALPQVLPGLRGAHVLEGAGHWLQRERASEVNRLLLSFLHELDG, encoded by the coding sequence GTGAGCGCCCCCCGCGAGGTGCAGCTCGAAACGCTGCAGGTCGGCGCCATCCGCATGCGTGTCGCGTTGCAGGGCGCTGGACCGCTCGTGGTGTTTTGCCACGGATTTCCAGAGTCGTGGGTATCCTGGCGCGCGCAGATGGCGGCGGTCGCGGACGCGGGCTACCGCGCCGCGGCGCCGGACATGCGCGGCTACGGGGGTACCGACGCGCCGGCCGCCCCCGCACAGTACACGATGCTGCACCACGCGGGCGACATGGTGGAGCTGGTCAGGGTGCTTGGTGCCGATTCGGCGGTGATCGTGGGCCACGACTGGGGAGCGCCCGCAGCCTGGACCAGTGCGCTGTTGCGGCCCGACGTCTTCCGTGCCGTCGTCGGCCTGAGCGTGCCCTATGTCCCGCCCTCGAAGCTCGACTTGCTGACGGCACTCGAACGGCAGGGCGTGACGACCTTCTACATGCAGTACTTCCAGCAGGAGGGTGTGGCTGAGAAGGAGCTTCAGACCGATGTCGCAGCCACCCTGCGCCGCATCACGTTCAGCATGTCGGGCGACGGCCCGGGCCGCATGGTCGCGGGCGTCCTCGCGCCGGGCGCCGGCCTCCTCGACACCACCGTGGACCCCGACGTCTTGCCGGATTGGCTTCTTCAGGACGACCTCGACTATGTCGTCGGGGAGTTCCAACGCACCGGCTTCCGTGGCGGATTGAACTGGTACCGCGCGATCCGCAGGAGCGCGGAATTGCTCGCCCCCTGGTATGGTTGCCCGATTCGTCAGCCTTCGCTCTTCATCGGTGGCTCACGCGACGATGTACTCAGGTTTCCAGGCATGCAGCAGCGCATCGCAGCGTTGCCGCAAGTGCTGCCGGGGTTGCGCGGTGCTCACGTGCTCGAAGGCGCGGGCCATTGGCTGCAGCGCGAGCGCGCCAGCGAAGTGAACCGGTTGCTACTCTCCTTCCTGCACGAACTCGACGGGTGA
- a CDS encoding DUF6130 family protein, whose product MNMLLKTLAAVAAGTVLATNTLAESTTAVSVASPYVTIDNEPPPKLTVNPTPLAAGLAHGIVWIQYRVENVHIVPVFGAAALNVSPRIGHLHVHIDDVPWGWVEANNVNTISVAGLPPGQHKMLVELVDAQHHLFAGCTECRQTVTFTVPEDASHSH is encoded by the coding sequence ATGAACATGCTGCTCAAGACGCTTGCCGCAGTCGCGGCTGGTACCGTGCTCGCAACGAACACCCTCGCTGAGAGCACAACGGCGGTCAGCGTCGCCTCACCGTACGTCACCATTGACAACGAGCCGCCACCCAAACTGACCGTGAATCCCACGCCGCTCGCGGCAGGACTAGCCCACGGCATTGTCTGGATTCAATATCGCGTTGAGAATGTGCATATCGTGCCCGTGTTCGGGGCAGCCGCGCTCAACGTATCTCCACGGATCGGCCATCTGCACGTACACATCGACGACGTACCTTGGGGCTGGGTAGAAGCAAATAACGTCAATACAATCAGTGTCGCGGGCCTGCCACCAGGTCAGCACAAGATGCTCGTCGAGTTGGTCGACGCTCAACACCACCTATTCGCTGGGTGCACTGAGTGCAGGCAGACGGTGACATTCACGGTCCCAGAAGACGCGTCTCATTCACACTGA
- a CDS encoding monovalent cation:proton antiporter-2 (CPA2) family protein, translated as MEQLLADSVIFLAAALIAVPLSVRLGFGSVLGYLVAGAVIGPWGLRLVTDVHSILDISELGIVLMMFIIGIEMEIDKLWAMRRSIFGYGAAQVVLCATLLAAIFIAFGLSWRVGVAAGFALSLSSTAMVIAILEQNRLMDTPLGQTSFGILLFQDIAAIPMIALLPLLAPVLEDASTSSGWLATGKALAMIAVVLVGGRFLLKYVLRMIQRSGTREIFTIFALLWVIGISLLMHVVHLSMSLGAFMAGLLLAGSECREEIESDMAPFKGILLGLFFIAVGMTIDFGVLADKTWLVALLVTAVIGGKFLALKYLAKRVNLPREHRTHFAILLSQGGEFAFVVMGAAQSANLIHVEQLNVVTVVVALSMATTPLLVLAYRKLLGASTAGHQAGS; from the coding sequence ATGGAGCAATTGCTGGCTGACTCGGTGATATTCCTGGCGGCGGCATTGATCGCGGTGCCGCTGTCCGTTCGCTTAGGCTTCGGCTCGGTGCTTGGCTACCTGGTAGCCGGGGCCGTGATCGGGCCTTGGGGGCTGAGGCTCGTCACGGATGTCCACTCGATCCTGGACATATCCGAGCTGGGCATCGTGCTGATGATGTTCATCATCGGTATCGAGATGGAAATTGACAAGCTGTGGGCGATGCGCCGCTCCATCTTTGGCTATGGCGCGGCCCAGGTTGTTTTGTGTGCGACGTTGCTGGCAGCGATTTTCATCGCCTTTGGCCTCTCTTGGCGGGTGGGTGTGGCAGCCGGATTTGCCTTGTCGCTGTCTTCCACTGCGATGGTGATCGCAATCCTCGAGCAGAATCGCCTGATGGATACGCCGCTTGGGCAAACGAGTTTTGGCATCCTCCTGTTCCAGGATATCGCTGCCATTCCGATGATTGCCCTGTTGCCGCTGCTGGCGCCGGTCCTAGAGGACGCAAGCACGTCGAGCGGCTGGCTCGCCACCGGGAAGGCACTGGCGATGATCGCCGTGGTGCTCGTCGGCGGGCGTTTCCTGCTGAAATATGTCCTGCGCATGATCCAGCGGAGCGGGACGCGCGAGATCTTCACCATCTTTGCGCTGCTCTGGGTGATCGGCATCTCCTTGCTGATGCACGTCGTTCACCTGTCGATGTCCCTTGGCGCCTTCATGGCCGGACTGCTGCTGGCAGGATCCGAATGCCGCGAGGAGATCGAATCCGATATGGCGCCCTTCAAAGGCATCCTGCTTGGGCTGTTCTTTATTGCTGTCGGCATGACGATCGATTTTGGTGTCCTCGCGGACAAGACATGGCTTGTGGCCCTGCTGGTGACTGCCGTGATTGGAGGCAAGTTTCTGGCGCTCAAGTATCTGGCGAAGCGGGTCAACCTGCCGCGTGAGCATCGAACCCACTTCGCCATCCTGCTTTCGCAGGGCGGGGAGTTCGCCTTTGTCGTGATGGGGGCGGCACAGTCAGCCAACCTGATCCATGTCGAACAACTGAATGTTGTCACCGTCGTCGTTGCCCTATCGATGGCAACGACTCCGCTTCTCGTCCTTGCTTATCGCAAGCTGCTGGGTGCCAGCACCGCCGGGCATCAGGCTGGTTCGTAG
- a CDS encoding ion channel, with amino-acid sequence MLLTLLCNFAPMAIWAALFMFLGESSDFATALYHSAANFITLGYGEFVMSRQRRMPGRIEAANGILMFVVSTSVMTAAVMDVTKYHHAPLQQESPRKHARARRRDARLGHTLALRGSGRAVA; translated from the coding sequence ATGCTGCTGACCTTGCTCTGCAATTTCGCCCCAATGGCAATCTGGGCCGCGCTGTTCATGTTCTTGGGCGAGTCTTCCGATTTCGCCACGGCTCTGTATCACTCCGCGGCCAACTTCATCACGTTGGGCTACGGCGAGTTTGTCATGTCCAGGCAACGGCGCATGCCTGGCCGGATCGAAGCTGCCAACGGCATCCTTATGTTCGTAGTCTCAACCTCGGTGATGACGGCCGCGGTCATGGATGTGACTAAGTACCATCATGCCCCGCTGCAGCAGGAGTCGCCGCGAAAGCACGCACGTGCCAGGCGCCGGGACGCCAGGCTGGGCCATACCCTGGCACTTCGCGGCTCAGGTAGAGCAGTGGCCTGA
- a CDS encoding VIT1/CCC1 transporter family protein, which yields MPTGRAEPERREPILNTVDRVCEICFGLFMALTFVGAVKAVTAGEDEGYKMFFAALGCNLAWGLADAVMYLVRTLADRGQRLQLAQTVKREQDQTVAVRALRDALPEKLEPLVEDADLERIRVRLAAASTLPPRANFVRGDFVGALGIFLLVVLGTFPVAVPFLVVKDVATALIASRVLTLAMLFIAGFALGRYTGAGAMKAGIAMIALGILLTVAIIKLGG from the coding sequence ATGCCGACCGGACGCGCCGAACCCGAACGGCGCGAACCGATTCTCAATACCGTCGATCGTGTCTGCGAAATATGTTTTGGTCTGTTCATGGCACTGACGTTCGTCGGGGCGGTCAAGGCGGTCACAGCGGGCGAAGATGAGGGATACAAGATGTTCTTCGCCGCACTCGGATGCAATCTTGCGTGGGGCCTCGCCGACGCCGTGATGTACCTCGTACGTACGCTCGCCGATCGAGGACAGCGCCTGCAACTCGCGCAGACCGTCAAGCGCGAGCAGGATCAGACGGTCGCCGTGCGGGCGTTGCGCGACGCATTGCCTGAGAAACTGGAGCCGCTCGTCGAAGATGCCGACCTCGAGCGCATCCGAGTGCGCCTCGCGGCAGCCTCGACGCTGCCACCCCGGGCGAATTTTGTGAGAGGTGATTTCGTCGGCGCGCTGGGCATCTTTCTGCTTGTTGTCCTGGGAACGTTTCCGGTCGCAGTGCCATTCCTCGTCGTCAAGGATGTTGCAACGGCACTCATCGCCTCGCGCGTGCTTACACTCGCGATGCTTTTCATCGCTGGCTTTGCGCTGGGGCGTTACACCGGCGCAGGGGCTATGAAAGCAGGTATTGCAATGATCGCGCTTGGCATTCTGCTTACAGTGGCAATCATCAAGCTGGGCGGCTAA
- a CDS encoding NAD(P)/FAD-dependent oxidoreductase yields the protein MLVHQIMAMAQSSQGGVAGARLHVPSSVEAALHGIVPFLLSAGLLTRPIALVLLAGGYGSIALGPGGATLVLLAWLIVLGPGPFSLDAMLGRGLAWAPLGPARQIKKFYEQAERYVSPVLLLVSRAGLAASLSLASALTPSLFSHATRHSLTTLFAYPSSVSAILAFCIAFGCMTRPATFIYAAMVPLAGIAMSMDERLAMLLLLLMLVVTGPGVISVDQLLARPVLDGSEKDEGSLDQYPQVVVVGGGFGGIEAVRGLRNSRCRITLIDQRNHHLFQPLLYQIATAALSPGEIATPIRSLFRSQRNVQIRLGTVTGVDTATREVLVGAAKVKFDYLVLATGARHSYFGNDHWAPYAPGLKSIEDATSIRSRLLRAFEEAETAADERARAAWLTFVIVGGGPTGIELAGAIAELAHHGMDQEYRTIDPSTSRVILVHAGPRVLPTFPPSLSAAAEQSLRKLGVTVYLDTRVLRVDQDGADLGEDRIASRTILWAAGVAASPVARWLNQRGDASGRIKVNDDLSVPALEGVYAIGDTASSLGWNGAAVPGLAPAAKQQGKYAARVIDAQLVGRRPPPPFRYRHFGSLATIGRQAAVAEIGPIQMWGAPAWWFWGAAHIAFLTGGPNRVKVMLDWLWAYFTYRRSTRLITDPASGRQTD from the coding sequence GTGCTCGTGCATCAGATCATGGCGATGGCACAAAGCAGTCAAGGCGGGGTAGCCGGCGCCAGATTACATGTTCCGTCCAGCGTGGAGGCGGCGCTGCACGGTATCGTGCCATTCCTGCTCAGCGCTGGCCTCCTTACCCGGCCCATAGCGCTTGTGCTGCTCGCTGGGGGTTACGGATCAATCGCCCTCGGTCCGGGCGGCGCAACGCTTGTCTTGCTCGCGTGGCTCATCGTGCTGGGACCGGGACCGTTCTCGCTCGATGCGATGCTGGGGCGAGGCCTCGCGTGGGCTCCACTTGGCCCGGCGCGACAGATCAAAAAATTCTATGAGCAGGCCGAACGATATGTCTCACCGGTGCTCCTGCTCGTATCGCGCGCAGGCCTGGCGGCATCGCTCAGTCTCGCTTCCGCGCTGACGCCTTCCCTGTTCAGCCACGCCACTCGTCACAGTCTGACGACACTGTTCGCATACCCCTCATCGGTCAGCGCGATCCTCGCATTCTGCATCGCTTTCGGCTGCATGACACGACCAGCGACGTTCATTTATGCCGCCATGGTTCCACTCGCTGGCATCGCCATGTCCATGGACGAGCGGCTCGCAATGCTTCTTCTGCTGCTGATGTTAGTAGTCACGGGGCCTGGCGTCATCTCTGTGGATCAATTGCTCGCGCGCCCTGTGCTCGACGGTTCTGAGAAGGACGAAGGCTCGCTGGATCAGTATCCACAGGTTGTAGTGGTAGGCGGTGGCTTTGGTGGAATCGAGGCAGTTCGCGGTCTACGCAATTCGCGCTGCCGGATCACCCTCATAGATCAGCGGAATCATCATCTGTTCCAGCCGCTGCTCTACCAGATCGCGACAGCAGCGTTGTCGCCCGGCGAAATCGCAACGCCGATCCGAAGCCTCTTTCGCAGCCAGCGAAACGTCCAGATACGCCTGGGGACCGTCACAGGCGTCGACACCGCGACCCGCGAAGTGCTCGTTGGCGCGGCCAAGGTGAAGTTCGACTATCTCGTGCTGGCGACCGGCGCACGTCACAGTTATTTCGGCAACGATCACTGGGCGCCGTACGCGCCCGGGCTAAAAAGCATAGAGGACGCAACCTCGATAAGAAGTCGTCTGCTGCGGGCCTTTGAGGAAGCGGAAACGGCCGCCGACGAACGAGCCCGCGCTGCGTGGCTCACCTTCGTCATCGTCGGTGGAGGGCCAACGGGTATCGAACTGGCCGGCGCCATCGCGGAACTGGCGCATCATGGCATGGACCAGGAATATCGCACAATCGACCCATCAACATCGCGTGTCATTCTGGTTCATGCAGGGCCGCGCGTTCTACCGACCTTTCCCCCTTCCCTTTCTGCCGCCGCAGAACAATCCCTTCGCAAGCTGGGTGTCACTGTCTATCTCGATACCAGAGTGCTGCGCGTAGACCAGGATGGCGCCGATCTCGGCGAAGATCGAATAGCATCCCGCACGATCCTCTGGGCTGCCGGGGTGGCGGCGTCTCCGGTTGCCCGATGGCTAAACCAGCGAGGGGATGCGTCGGGACGAATCAAGGTGAACGACGACCTCTCCGTTCCGGCGCTTGAAGGCGTCTATGCAATTGGTGATACCGCCTCAAGTCTGGGCTGGAATGGAGCAGCCGTCCCGGGGCTGGCCCCTGCCGCAAAGCAGCAAGGCAAATACGCCGCGCGAGTTATCGATGCGCAGCTTGTGGGGCGCCGTCCGCCACCGCCGTTTCGATACCGGCATTTCGGAAGCCTGGCGACAATTGGGCGTCAGGCAGCTGTGGCGGAAATCGGCCCCATCCAGATGTGGGGCGCACCTGCGTGGTGGTTCTGGGGCGCCGCGCATATCGCATTCCTGACGGGAGGGCCAAACAGGGTGAAGGTCATGCTGGATTGGCTCTGGGCGTATTTCACATACCGGCGCAGTACGAGGCTCATTACCGATCCGGCTTCCGGCAGGCAAACGGATTGA